The Echeneis naucrates chromosome 23, fEcheNa1.1, whole genome shotgun sequence genome has a segment encoding these proteins:
- the LOC115036864 gene encoding CD9 antigen-like isoform X1 produces the protein MSALSSWELFVKYALFIFNFIFWLAGTGVLAVGLWLRFDSRTAGLFEGQDSPTVFFTGVYILIAAGALMMVVGFLGCCGAIKESPCMLGLFFFFLLLIFAVEVAAGIWGLSNKDRVVEDVTEFYKQTYNNYKDTKQEALKETLRLIHFGLNCCGLTGTVMDAIKDICPKKEGLEALITTSCPSAIDEMFNNRLHIIGGVGIGIGVIMIFGMIFSMMLCCAIKRSRDFV, from the exons atgtcGGCTCTAAGCAGCTGGGAGCTGTTCGTCAAATACGCCCTGTTCATCTTTAATTTCATCTTCTGG ttgGCGGGTACCGGAGTACTGGCTGTGGGACTTTGGCTGCGTTTTGACTCCAGGACAGCAGGACTCTTTGAGGGACAGGACTCACCCACAGTCTTCTTCACTG GTGTGTACATCCTGATTGCGGCGGGGGCTCTGATGATGGTCGTGGGCTTCCTGGGATGCTGCGGAGCCATCAAAGAGTCGCCGTGCATGCTGGGACTG ttcttcttcttcctgctgctcatctTCGCTGTGGAAGTGGCTGCTGGGATCTGGGGCCTTTCCAACAAGGACAGA GTGGTGGAGGACGTCACAGAGTTTTATAAACAGACCTACAACAACTACAAAGACACTAAACAAGAAGCCCTGAAGGAGACGCTCCGCCTCATCCACTTTGGA CTGAACTGCTGCGGTCTGACAGGAACGGTGATGGATGCCATCAAAGACATCTGCCCCAAGAAGGAGGGGCTGGAGGCCCTCATCACCACG AGCTGCCCCAGCGCCATCGATGAGATGTTCAACAACAGGCTGCACATCATCGGAGGAGTCGGCATCGGAATCGGAGTCATCATG atCTTTGGGATGATTTTCAGCATGATGCTCTGCTGTGCCATCAAGAGGTCCCGGGACTTTGTGTAG
- the LOC115036864 gene encoding CD9 antigen-like isoform X2, producing MGALQCIKYLVFVFNFLFWLAGTGVLAVGLWLRFDSRTAGLFEGQDSPTVFFTGVYILIAAGALMMVVGFLGCCGAIKESPCMLGLFFFFLLLIFAVEVAAGIWGLSNKDRVVEDVTEFYKQTYNNYKDTKQEALKETLRLIHFGLNCCGLTGTVMDAIKDICPKKEGLEALITTSCPSAIDEMFNNRLHIIGGVGIGIGVIMIFGMIFSMMLCCAIKRSRDFV from the exons ATGGGTGCTCTGCAGTGCATCAAGTATCTGGTGTTCGTCTTCAACTTCCTGTTCTGG ttgGCGGGTACCGGAGTACTGGCTGTGGGACTTTGGCTGCGTTTTGACTCCAGGACAGCAGGACTCTTTGAGGGACAGGACTCACCCACAGTCTTCTTCACTG GTGTGTACATCCTGATTGCGGCGGGGGCTCTGATGATGGTCGTGGGCTTCCTGGGATGCTGCGGAGCCATCAAAGAGTCGCCGTGCATGCTGGGACTG ttcttcttcttcctgctgctcatctTCGCTGTGGAAGTGGCTGCTGGGATCTGGGGCCTTTCCAACAAGGACAGA GTGGTGGAGGACGTCACAGAGTTTTATAAACAGACCTACAACAACTACAAAGACACTAAACAAGAAGCCCTGAAGGAGACGCTCCGCCTCATCCACTTTGGA CTGAACTGCTGCGGTCTGACAGGAACGGTGATGGATGCCATCAAAGACATCTGCCCCAAGAAGGAGGGGCTGGAGGCCCTCATCACCACG AGCTGCCCCAGCGCCATCGATGAGATGTTCAACAACAGGCTGCACATCATCGGAGGAGTCGGCATCGGAATCGGAGTCATCATG atCTTTGGGATGATTTTCAGCATGATGCTCTGCTGTGCCATCAAGAGGTCCCGGGACTTTGTGTAG